In Mycobacteriales bacterium, the genomic stretch GTCCGGCCACCCGCACCGGACCGCGGCCCACCATGTCCCGGCGCGTACCCACTCGCTGCTCGCGACCTCCGGCGGACAATCGGCCGGCGGCCAGACCGACCACCTCGCCGGCGCCGCAGCTCGTCCCACGGCGCAGGCACGACCGGCACCGACGCGATCAACTCCGGAGTCATCCCGACCACGTCCCGACGCGCCGGTCGAGCGCGCGCCGACCGGGATCAAGCAGCCCGGGATCACGCTTCCCTGGGACTCCGATCGAGGCGTCCGCACCGACCGATGGCACATCCGCGCCGAACGGCACGCCCGAGGGTGGGATCGGGCGGACGGCTGGCATCGCGACTGGCACCGCCACCGCTGACCGCGTGCGCAGGTGAGCTAGCGCTGGCCCTCGTCGACCGACGACAGCACGCCGTCGGCGAAGCCACGCGCGTAGTCCCAGGACACGTACAGCGAGGGATCGGGGCAGAAGGCCGGCTCGTGCACGCGGGTCTGGCCCACGTCGAGCAGATGGCGCAGGTTGGCCCGCATCAGATCCCAGCCGAAGTAATGGGGCTCGCGGCAATCGTCGCAGTCGATCACCACGCCGCGTACGCCCCGAGGAACGAGCAGCGCTTCGAAGACCTCGAGATCCTCGAGGTCGGACAGCACGTCCTGTCGTTCGGTCGGCTCCAGCGGCTCGCTGACCTCGTCGTCGTCGAGCGCGGCGGCCGGGTCGCTCGGGTCTCCGAAGAACGGGTCGAGGGGTCCGTCGTCCGTCACGCCCTCCACCGTAGCCGCATCGGGCCCGGGTGCGGCAACATCCTGCCGCTACGATGAGACTTCGAGGGCGTTCGGTGGCGGCGTCCGCGCGTTCCAGGAAGGGTGCGATGCAGGAATCCGGCGGCATCCCCGACGTCTCCTCCGCGCCGATCGGCGTGGGGCTCACTTTCGACGACGTGCTGCTGCTGCCCGCGGCATCCGACGTCATCCCCAGCGAAGCCGACACCTCCACCAGGCTCTCCCGGTCGATCCGGCTGCGGGTGCCGCTGCTCTCCTCCGCGATGGACACCGTCACGGAGGCCCGGATGGCCATCGCAATGGCCCGCCAGGGCGGGATCGGCGTCCTGCACCGCAATCTCTCGGTCGAGGACCAGGCCGCCCAGGTCGACCTCGTCAAGCGCTCCGAGGCGGGGATGGTCACCCATCCGGTGACCTGCTCGCCCGATCACACCCTGCGTGACGTCGACGAGTTGTGCGCCCGCTACCGCATCTCCGGCGTCCCGGTGATCGACCGGGACGGGGTTCTTGTGGGCATCGTCACCAATCGGGACATCCGGTTCGAAAACGATCACGCCCGCCCGGTGCGCGAGGTGATGACCGCGATGCCGCTGGTCACCGCCCCTGTCGGCGTGTCGCAGGCGGATGCGCTCGCCCTGCTCCGTCAGCACAAGGTCGAGAAACTGCCGCTCGTCGACGAGTCCGACCGGCTGCGCGGCCTGATCACGGTCAAGGACTTCGTCAAGAGCGACGCCTTCCCGCTCGCCACCAAGGACGCCGACGGCCGGCTGGTCGTCGGCGCGGCGGTCGGCGTGGGGGAGGACGCCTACAAGCGGGCCGGTGCGCTCGTCGATGCCGGCGTCGACGTCGTCGTGGTCGACACCGCACACGGTCACTCCACCGCGGTGCTCGCAATGGTGCGCCGCCTCAAGGCCGACACCCGGGTCGACGTCATCGGGGGCAACGTCGCGACCCGCGAGGGCGCGCAGGCGCTCATCGACGCCGGCGCCGACGGCGTCAAGGTCGGGGTGGGCCCCGGTTCCATCTGTACGACGCGGGTGGTCGCCGGGGTCGGCGTACCCCAGGTCAGCGCGATCACCGAGGCGAGCGCCGCGGCCCGGCCCGCCGGCGTTCCGGTCATCGCCGACGGCGGCATGCAGTACTCGGGCGACATCGCGAAGGCCATCGTCGCGGGTGCGGACAGCGTGATGTTGGGGAGCCTGCTCGCCGGCGTGGAAGAGAGCCCGGGCGAGCTGATCTTCATCAACGGCAAGCAGTTCAAGTCCTACCGCGGCATGGGCTCGCTCGGGGCGATGCAGGGCCGCGGCGACGCAAGGTCCTACTCCAAGGACCGCTACTTCCAGGACGACGTGCTCTCCGACGACAAGCTGGTTCCGCAGGGGGTCGAGGGGCAGGTGCCCTACCGCGGCCCGCTGGCCGCAGTCGCGCACCAACTCGTCGGCGGGCTACAGGCGGCGATGGGCTACTGCGGTACCCCTACGATCGGGGACCTGCAGCAACGCGGCCGGTTCGTGCGGGTCACCGCGGCGGGGCTGAAGGAGAACCACCCGCACGACATCCAGATGACCGTCGAGGCGCCCAACTACCACACGCGCTGAGACCGCCCGGGAGCAGCGACCCCGTAGAGAGGTTTGAGTCGTGCGTGACACCGTCGAGATCGGGCAGGGAAAGACGGCCCGGCGCGGGTATGACCTGGACGAGATCGCGATCGTGCCGACCCGGCGTACCCGCGGGTCGCAGGACGTGTCGATCGGCTGGCAGATCGACGCCTTCCCGTTCTCGTTGCCGTTGGTGGCGCATCCCTCCGACGCGACCATGAGCCCCCGCACCGTCGCCGAGGTCGGCCGGCTCGGCGGGCTCGGTGTCCTCAACGGTGAGGGGCTGTGGGCTCGGCACGAGGACCCGACGTCGATGCTCCGCTCGGTCTGGCCCAAGGACGGCGAGGCGATGGACGCGCGCGCGGTCACCCGTCGCCTGCAGGCCTCCTACGTCGACCCGATCCGGCCTGACCTGCTCGCCGACCGGGTCGAGGAGCTACGCCGGTCGGGGAGT encodes the following:
- the guaB gene encoding IMP dehydrogenase, whose translation is MQESGGIPDVSSAPIGVGLTFDDVLLLPAASDVIPSEADTSTRLSRSIRLRVPLLSSAMDTVTEARMAIAMARQGGIGVLHRNLSVEDQAAQVDLVKRSEAGMVTHPVTCSPDHTLRDVDELCARYRISGVPVIDRDGVLVGIVTNRDIRFENDHARPVREVMTAMPLVTAPVGVSQADALALLRQHKVEKLPLVDESDRLRGLITVKDFVKSDAFPLATKDADGRLVVGAAVGVGEDAYKRAGALVDAGVDVVVVDTAHGHSTAVLAMVRRLKADTRVDVIGGNVATREGAQALIDAGADGVKVGVGPGSICTTRVVAGVGVPQVSAITEASAAARPAGVPVIADGGMQYSGDIAKAIVAGADSVMLGSLLAGVEESPGELIFINGKQFKSYRGMGSLGAMQGRGDARSYSKDRYFQDDVLSDDKLVPQGVEGQVPYRGPLAAVAHQLVGGLQAAMGYCGTPTIGDLQQRGRFVRVTAAGLKENHPHDIQMTVEAPNYHTR
- a CDS encoding DUF5319 domain-containing protein codes for the protein MTDDGPLDPFFGDPSDPAAALDDDEVSEPLEPTERQDVLSDLEDLEVFEALLVPRGVRGVVIDCDDCREPHYFGWDLMRANLRHLLDVGQTRVHEPAFCPDPSLYVSWDYARGFADGVLSSVDEGQR